A window from Chloroflexota bacterium encodes these proteins:
- the aqpZ gene encoding aquaporin Z, which yields MKKYVAELIGTFALVLVGCGSAVIAGQHIGFLGISFAFGLTVLAMVYAIGSISGCHINPAISIAMLTARKMNWKDTVFYIIAQCIGAIIAAGILLAIAKGIPSYSLAVNGLGQNGFGANSPGGYSLAACCLTEIVLTALFLFVIFGSTSKESPKGFAGLSIGLSLVLIHLVGIPITGTSVNPARSLGPAVFVGGAALSQLWLFWVAPIVGGIIAAVIWKYVFEKEWSLLTRLPRRKV from the coding sequence ATGAAGAAGTATGTAGCTGAGCTAATAGGGACGTTTGCTTTGGTTCTCGTAGGGTGTGGGAGTGCCGTGATTGCAGGTCAGCATATTGGGTTCCTTGGGATATCATTTGCATTCGGCTTGACGGTGCTGGCCATGGTCTACGCGATTGGGAGTATATCTGGGTGCCACATCAATCCAGCTATAAGCATTGCCATGCTCACTGCCCGCAAGATGAATTGGAAAGACACAGTGTTTTACATCATTGCTCAATGCATTGGTGCCATAATCGCCGCCGGTATTCTCTTGGCAATCGCAAAAGGCATACCTAGCTACTCGTTGGCGGTAAATGGGCTAGGGCAGAATGGCTTTGGAGCTAATTCCCCTGGTGGCTATTCTTTGGCTGCATGTTGTTTGACAGAAATTGTTCTAACCGCATTGTTCCTGTTTGTGATTTTCGGCTCCACGAGCAAGGAGTCACCTAAGGGCTTTGCCGGTCTGTCAATTGGCTTGTCCCTGGTGCTGATACACTTGGTAGGAATTCCGATAACCGGAACATCGGTCAATCCAGCAAGAAGTTTAGGCCCGGCGGTTTTCGTTGGCGGCGCGGCACTTTCCCAACTCTGGCTCTTCTGGGTAGCTCCCATAGTAGGCGGTATTATAGCAGCTGTAATCTGGAAATACGTGTTTGAAAAAGAATGGTCTTTATTGACTAGATTGCCGCGGCGGAAAGTCTGA